Proteins from one Myxococcales bacterium genomic window:
- a CDS encoding CehA/McbA family metallohydrolase has product MSSRWQRGSAYVVPGLAVVLATVASVHGCGRGSPGAGRTEAGGDSGTPAPQLPLREPEPSPMGNVSFDVRDAGGVNTPCKLTFIGRDGTRDPQLSRELPSLPIDGGIAANQRVFSLTGHGSLSVPDGHYEVYVSHGPEWTLHVEPIEVGPAPVSLAVKLEHVVRTDGWFSADLHVHAAPSWDSNVPVGARVHEFVAEGVDVLVATDHNVVTDYRPEIARSSAGRSLGTVAGTEISTVDSGHFGAFPVADDKGWWFLRGVRMKGLTPVGLLAAVRRHAPGALLTVNHPRLGKMGYFNTGGFDPGSARFTVPKASLQFDALEVMNGAKAGDLERVDKVCVDWFSLLRNGHRVTAVGNSDTHDLARSFAGYPRNYVQLGDSGADVDGERLAAALREGRSYFTSGPVLDVDIDGKTFGETVRAKDGVVKLAVRVRAAPWISVSRVRVFVNGLLQAERNVAVSREPERFSEHIELELTEDAFVVVRVEGDQPLPPVVGGLHGQRLNPIAMTNPIYVDFDGDGRYR; this is encoded by the coding sequence ATGAGCTCGCGCTGGCAGAGGGGGTCGGCGTACGTCGTGCCCGGGCTCGCAGTGGTCCTGGCGACCGTCGCCAGCGTACACGGCTGCGGCCGAGGATCGCCCGGGGCCGGCCGGACCGAAGCGGGCGGTGACTCCGGGACGCCTGCGCCCCAGCTCCCGCTGCGCGAGCCGGAGCCGAGCCCGATGGGCAATGTCAGCTTCGACGTGCGCGACGCCGGCGGGGTGAACACTCCGTGCAAGCTGACCTTCATCGGCCGCGATGGGACCCGGGACCCCCAGCTCTCACGAGAGCTGCCGAGTCTGCCCATCGACGGCGGGATTGCGGCCAACCAACGGGTCTTCTCTCTGACCGGACACGGTTCACTCTCAGTGCCCGACGGCCACTACGAGGTCTACGTGAGCCATGGGCCCGAGTGGACCCTGCACGTCGAGCCGATCGAGGTCGGCCCCGCGCCGGTCTCGCTCGCGGTCAAGCTCGAGCATGTGGTCCGGACCGACGGCTGGTTCAGCGCAGATTTGCACGTACACGCGGCGCCCTCGTGGGACTCGAACGTGCCGGTTGGCGCGCGGGTGCACGAGTTCGTCGCCGAGGGTGTCGACGTGCTGGTCGCCACCGACCACAACGTGGTGACCGACTATCGCCCGGAGATCGCTCGCTCGAGCGCGGGGCGGTCACTCGGGACGGTCGCGGGCACCGAGATATCGACCGTCGACTCCGGCCACTTCGGCGCCTTCCCGGTTGCGGACGACAAGGGCTGGTGGTTCCTGCGCGGTGTCCGCATGAAGGGTCTCACCCCTGTGGGCCTCTTGGCCGCCGTGCGCCGTCATGCCCCCGGCGCGCTGCTGACCGTGAACCATCCGCGGCTCGGCAAGATGGGTTACTTCAACACGGGCGGCTTCGATCCCGGGTCTGCGCGCTTCACGGTACCCAAGGCGTCGCTGCAGTTCGACGCGCTCGAGGTGATGAACGGCGCCAAAGCCGGTGACCTCGAGCGAGTGGACAAGGTCTGCGTGGATTGGTTCTCGCTGCTCAGAAACGGTCATCGCGTCACCGCGGTGGGCAACTCCGACACCCATGACCTGGCCCGCAGCTTTGCCGGATATCCTCGGAACTACGTACAGCTCGGCGACAGCGGGGCAGACGTCGACGGCGAACGCCTGGCGGCTGCTCTCCGGGAGGGTCGCTCTTACTTCACCTCGGGCCCGGTGCTCGACGTGGACATTGACGGCAAAACTTTCGGTGAGACCGTGCGTGCCAAGGACGGCGTGGTGAAGCTTGCGGTGCGGGTGCGAGCAGCCCCCTGGATCTCGGTGTCTCGGGTCCGGGTGTTCGTGAATGGGCTGCTCCAAGCGGAGCGGAACGTGGCTGTCAGCCGCGAGCCGGAGCGCTTCTCGGAGCACATCGAGCTGGAGCTCACCGAGGACGCATTCGTCGTGGTTCGGGTCGAAGGCGACCAGCCCCTGCCGCCGGTGGTGGGTGGACTGCACGGCCAGCGCCTCAACCCCATTGCCATGACCAACCCCATCTACGTCGACTTCGACGGCGACGGGCGCTACCGCTGA
- a CDS encoding serine/threonine protein kinase, with translation MPLVAEELPRLAKYEVEEEIGHGGMATVYRAKDRRLGRDVAIKVIHKHLRENLEVAARFVAEARAVAKLKHPNIVEVYDVSDEDDSERYLVVELVPGTTLRKLLSERGHMPAEVAAAVGIEIGGALHHAHDQGVIHRDVKPENVLVDFSDRAPSKRSASQERPLDAEAGRVKITDFGIAKLLDAQGVTSTGQVLGSPAHMAPEQIEGGDVTARADVFGMGVMLYECMVGRLPFDGKNPAQVLRKVLDGTFTPPERARPSVGAGFSRIVERALAREPEARYASCAELCDALRQELLSLGFENPRRELAEYLTSPESYAADYERRVVRKLVELGKRARAERQAPIAAAHFNRALAFRPDDAELLKQVAGLAQSERRRRLGSRAAAVLGMSLVLGGMAYGVARRARQPTLTINPDVPIERRGVVERIIEAQRTLPPVTSSIEPAPSARAANSKHGVPLPAPSAALGQPRKVKIIVAGAGSSIVHLDGTPYTDWFGRIFELSVGSHTIEVVPPNSECCVNQGRRPFEVLPGDGVQTVQGAAPFKDATLSLSGPGGTEATCGRLFPGKLLAGSSRRIKIPGPQPLVTAECTISGPPVGSAPKVVPVVLNPSKNLQLTWQGG, from the coding sequence ATGCCCCTCGTCGCCGAAGAGCTGCCGCGCCTCGCGAAGTACGAAGTCGAGGAGGAGATTGGCCACGGCGGCATGGCGACGGTGTACCGCGCCAAGGACCGACGCCTCGGTCGAGACGTCGCGATCAAGGTCATTCACAAACACCTGCGCGAGAACCTCGAGGTCGCCGCGCGCTTCGTCGCCGAAGCCCGAGCGGTGGCCAAGCTCAAACACCCGAACATCGTCGAGGTCTACGACGTCTCGGACGAGGACGACAGCGAGCGTTACCTGGTCGTCGAGCTCGTGCCTGGCACCACGCTGCGCAAGCTCTTGAGCGAGCGTGGCCACATGCCGGCGGAGGTGGCCGCCGCCGTCGGCATCGAGATCGGTGGCGCGCTGCACCACGCTCACGATCAAGGGGTCATCCACCGGGACGTGAAGCCCGAGAACGTGCTCGTGGATTTCTCCGACCGCGCGCCGAGCAAGCGCAGCGCTTCGCAGGAGCGCCCCCTGGACGCCGAAGCAGGTCGGGTGAAAATTACCGATTTTGGCATCGCCAAGCTGCTCGACGCCCAAGGGGTCACCAGCACCGGACAGGTGCTCGGTTCTCCGGCGCACATGGCCCCGGAGCAGATCGAGGGCGGAGACGTGACGGCGCGGGCCGACGTGTTCGGCATGGGGGTGATGCTCTACGAGTGCATGGTGGGTCGCCTGCCGTTCGACGGGAAGAACCCGGCCCAGGTGCTGCGCAAGGTCCTCGACGGCACATTCACGCCGCCGGAGCGGGCGCGTCCCAGCGTCGGCGCAGGATTCAGTCGCATCGTCGAGCGTGCATTGGCACGCGAGCCCGAGGCTCGCTACGCGAGCTGCGCCGAGCTGTGCGACGCGCTTCGCCAAGAGCTACTCTCCCTCGGGTTCGAGAACCCCCGGCGCGAGCTGGCCGAGTATCTGACGTCGCCCGAGAGTTATGCCGCGGACTACGAGCGGCGTGTGGTGCGCAAGCTGGTGGAGCTCGGAAAACGAGCGCGCGCGGAGCGTCAGGCGCCCATCGCCGCGGCGCACTTCAACCGGGCACTGGCGTTTCGCCCGGACGACGCCGAGCTCCTGAAGCAGGTTGCAGGGCTCGCGCAGAGTGAGCGCCGTCGGCGCCTCGGTTCGCGCGCTGCGGCGGTGCTCGGCATGAGCTTGGTCCTCGGGGGCATGGCCTATGGCGTGGCGCGCCGCGCACGTCAGCCGACCTTGACCATCAACCCGGATGTCCCGATCGAGCGCCGTGGTGTGGTCGAACGCATCATCGAAGCACAGCGGACCTTGCCGCCCGTGACGAGCAGTATCGAGCCTGCTCCGAGCGCGCGGGCTGCCAATTCAAAACACGGTGTGCCGCTGCCGGCCCCGAGCGCTGCACTTGGTCAGCCGCGCAAGGTGAAGATCATCGTCGCGGGTGCCGGGAGCAGCATCGTGCACCTCGACGGCACGCCCTACACGGACTGGTTCGGGCGCATCTTCGAGCTCAGCGTCGGTTCGCACACCATCGAGGTGGTCCCACCGAACAGCGAGTGCTGCGTGAACCAGGGACGCAGGCCGTTCGAGGTGCTGCCTGGCGACGGAGTGCAGACGGTCCAGGGTGCTGCGCCCTTCAAGGATGCCACGCTCTCACTCAGTGGACCCGGGGGCACTGAGGCGACGTGCGGCCGCCTTTTCCCCGGCAAGCTCCTGGCGGGCAGCTCGCGTCGGATCAAGATCCCGGGGCCCCAACCGCTTGTGACCGCCGAGTGCACCATCTCGGGTCCCCCCGTCGGATCGGCCCCGAAAGTGGTGCCGGTCGTGCTCAACCCGTCGAAAAACCTGCAGCTGACCTGGCAAGGTGGTTGA
- a CDS encoding tetratricopeptide repeat protein, protein MSSAARCDVDGSGVRIPVRIRSLAPYLLGLAVVLAYLPSLGGGFLTWDDPWLIRDNPVLRSASPDALPRIWTDFSRETRLELGAEWLPVRDTELWLEARFFGLDPRLLRATGLALYLAAVLCFRSAFHRSTRSFAWAEVSAWVFALHPLHVESVAWLSGRKDVLGLLFVGAALMVHAGQSARRVWLVPLCLGLAHLSKSMTISALGLCLALDLLSRRRLDGRLYSLGAAVAFGALLAHTVVGDRVGMTVAPAGGSRLVQALSMAPVVVRYLTSVLWPPALSLVQDVPIRTSLGVTGAFGLALPLVWLGAGALRARLGKPLWLSAWLLFFVPLLPVSQVVFPLQNQMADRYLFLSLLGPALLAGALFERVREPSFALAPLTLFALGATTAERAYLFASSSRAFADATAKTVLSPIAPYQLASEKEAAGDPVGAMRSYELALARSAGSDEVGRRATNNLAKLRVDSGDLAGARAVLTAGRLRYPDDPKLLANLVRVLARLGQTEQARRVYDELVRRFPEEARSAAAGQRP, encoded by the coding sequence ATGAGCAGTGCTGCACGCTGCGACGTTGATGGCAGCGGGGTACGCATCCCGGTGCGCATACGCTCGCTCGCGCCGTACCTCCTGGGGCTCGCCGTCGTGCTCGCCTACCTGCCGTCGCTCGGCGGCGGATTTCTCACGTGGGACGATCCCTGGCTGATCCGCGACAACCCCGTGCTCCGCTCGGCGAGCCCTGACGCGCTGCCGCGCATCTGGACGGATTTCTCCCGCGAGACACGGCTCGAGCTGGGCGCCGAGTGGCTGCCCGTCCGCGACACCGAGCTCTGGCTCGAGGCGCGCTTCTTCGGTCTCGACCCGCGTCTGCTGCGCGCCACGGGGCTCGCCCTCTACCTCGCCGCGGTGCTGTGTTTTCGCTCCGCGTTTCACCGCAGCACACGCTCTTTCGCCTGGGCCGAGGTGAGCGCGTGGGTCTTTGCGCTCCACCCGCTGCACGTCGAGAGCGTGGCCTGGTTGTCGGGACGCAAGGACGTGCTCGGCCTGCTGTTCGTCGGCGCCGCCCTCATGGTCCACGCCGGTCAGTCGGCCCGGAGAGTTTGGCTGGTTCCGCTCTGCTTGGGCCTCGCTCACCTGTCCAAGTCGATGACCATCAGCGCCTTGGGCCTGTGTCTGGCGCTGGATCTGCTGTCGCGCCGCCGACTCGACGGTCGCTTGTACTCTCTCGGTGCGGCGGTCGCGTTCGGGGCTTTGCTGGCACACACCGTCGTCGGCGATCGCGTCGGCATGACCGTCGCGCCGGCGGGCGGGAGCCGGCTCGTACAGGCGCTCAGCATGGCGCCGGTGGTCGTTCGCTATCTCACATCGGTGCTGTGGCCGCCCGCGCTCAGCTTGGTGCAGGACGTGCCCATCCGCACGAGCTTGGGTGTAACGGGCGCGTTCGGGCTCGCGCTCCCGCTCGTCTGGCTCGGTGCTGGCGCGCTGCGGGCGCGCCTCGGAAAGCCGCTCTGGCTCAGCGCCTGGCTGCTCTTTTTCGTCCCGCTGCTCCCCGTCAGCCAAGTGGTCTTCCCGTTGCAAAATCAGATGGCGGACCGCTATCTGTTTCTCTCGCTCCTGGGGCCGGCGCTCTTGGCGGGTGCGCTGTTCGAGCGCGTGAGAGAGCCCAGCTTCGCGCTCGCGCCGCTGACCCTGTTCGCCCTTGGCGCGACGACCGCAGAGCGCGCGTACCTGTTCGCCTCGAGCTCGCGGGCGTTTGCAGACGCGACCGCAAAGACCGTGCTGTCGCCGATCGCGCCGTATCAGCTCGCGAGTGAAAAAGAGGCCGCCGGGGATCCGGTCGGCGCGATGCGCTCGTACGAGCTCGCTCTTGCCCGCAGCGCCGGCAGCGACGAAGTGGGCCGCCGCGCGACGAACAACCTGGCCAAGCTCCGGGTCGACAGCGGAGATCTGGCCGGAGCCCGAGCCGTGCTCACCGCCGGCAGGCTCCGTTACCCGGACGACCCCAAGCTGCTGGCGAACCTGGTGCGTGTGCTCGCGCGCCTCGGCCAGACGGAGCAAGCACGGCGGGTCTACGACGAGCTGGTCCGACGCTTTCCCGAGGAAGCGCGGTCCGCGGCGGCGGGCCAACGTCCCTGA
- a CDS encoding class I SAM-dependent methyltransferase: MDASGSHDSNRAYYDAFSEGYESARGDNDPGGYHELLDELEAEFVRRYAEGRDVLEVGCGTGLVLTRIAGFARSAKGVDLSPGMLEKAKARKLDVVLGSATDLPFPHESFDVTCSFKVLAHVPQIRVALSEMARVTRPGGVMIAEFYNPFSLRGLAKKLTPPGRIADQAHEGHVYTRFDSPLAVARLLPPGTEIIDSRGVRIATPTAGVMRHPLGRRFFRAAERALCDTPLKFFGGFWVAAIRKR; encoded by the coding sequence ATGGACGCCAGCGGCAGCCACGACTCCAATCGCGCGTATTACGACGCGTTCAGTGAAGGCTACGAATCCGCCCGCGGAGACAACGACCCGGGCGGATATCACGAGCTGTTGGACGAGCTCGAGGCAGAGTTCGTGCGCCGGTATGCCGAAGGTCGCGACGTGCTCGAGGTCGGCTGCGGTACCGGCCTGGTGCTCACGCGCATCGCCGGCTTTGCCCGCTCGGCGAAGGGTGTCGATCTCTCGCCCGGCATGCTGGAAAAGGCCAAGGCGCGCAAGCTCGACGTGGTGCTGGGCTCGGCGACCGATCTGCCGTTCCCCCACGAGAGCTTCGACGTGACCTGTTCGTTCAAGGTGCTGGCCCATGTGCCCCAGATCCGCGTCGCGCTCTCGGAGATGGCCCGTGTCACACGTCCTGGCGGCGTCATGATCGCGGAGTTCTACAATCCGTTCAGCCTGCGCGGGCTGGCCAAGAAGCTCACGCCGCCGGGGCGCATCGCGGACCAAGCGCACGAGGGTCACGTCTACACCCGCTTCGACTCCCCCCTCGCCGTCGCACGCTTGTTGCCACCGGGCACCGAGATCATCGATTCCCGCGGCGTGCGCATCGCCACACCCACCGCGGGCGTGATGCGCCACCCGCTCGGCCGGCGTTTCTTTCGGGCCGCGGAGCGCGCGCTCTGCGACACACCGCTCAAGTTCTTCGGCGGCTTCTGGGTCGCCGCCATCCGCAAGCGCTGA
- a CDS encoding serine/threonine protein kinase, with protein sequence MERIGEYLVRRLVGEGGMGKVYEAEERLSHRRVALKVLRPELAKSEEGRRLFLNEMTILAHLDHANVVRCLACTEVDEQLVMALEFLEGKTLRDYLNEHGALPWEEAVHIAVEIASALAAAHRQDPPIVHRDLKPENVMILDDGGVKVMDFGIAKVLQALSRTTTHSVGTLQYMSPEQIDATGVDARSDLYCLGLVLYELLSGKPPFESPSPRELLNMQCTQAPPPLGDGVRGALPKGIERLLFELLEKRPDDRPGSAADVLHELEPFAPASGGARRRSRTDQPTASSEVSAKSAGSNANGDKPATGAKGSSEKASGADKAAAAPEKKARADTIALVEKAAAPRDIPARTGLIIVVLLSLIAGILTYMVRGAESGTEPGDKPALTASPGFEERR encoded by the coding sequence ATGGAGCGGATTGGCGAATACCTCGTCCGGAGGCTCGTGGGCGAAGGCGGCATGGGCAAGGTGTACGAGGCAGAGGAGCGCCTCAGCCACCGTCGGGTCGCGCTGAAGGTGCTCCGCCCCGAGCTGGCCAAGAGCGAGGAGGGCCGGCGCCTGTTCCTGAACGAGATGACCATTCTGGCGCACCTCGACCACGCCAACGTGGTGCGCTGCCTGGCCTGCACCGAGGTGGACGAGCAGCTCGTGATGGCGCTCGAGTTTCTCGAGGGCAAGACCCTGCGCGACTACCTGAACGAACACGGCGCGCTGCCTTGGGAAGAAGCCGTACACATCGCGGTGGAAATCGCGTCGGCCCTGGCCGCAGCGCACCGCCAAGATCCGCCGATTGTGCACCGCGATCTGAAACCCGAGAACGTCATGATTCTGGATGACGGCGGGGTCAAGGTGATGGACTTCGGCATCGCCAAGGTGCTGCAGGCGCTCAGCCGCACCACGACCCACAGCGTGGGCACGCTGCAGTACATGAGCCCCGAACAGATCGATGCCACGGGCGTCGACGCGCGCAGTGACCTGTACTGTCTGGGGCTGGTGCTGTACGAGCTGCTCTCGGGCAAACCGCCGTTCGAGTCGCCCTCGCCGCGGGAGCTGTTGAACATGCAGTGCACCCAGGCGCCGCCGCCGCTCGGTGACGGGGTCCGCGGCGCGCTGCCCAAGGGCATCGAGCGCCTGTTGTTCGAGCTGCTCGAGAAACGCCCCGACGATCGTCCGGGCTCCGCGGCGGACGTGTTGCACGAGCTCGAACCGTTCGCTCCTGCGAGCGGCGGCGCGCGCCGCCGCAGCCGGACCGACCAACCGACCGCGTCGAGCGAGGTCTCGGCCAAGTCCGCTGGGTCCAACGCCAACGGCGACAAACCCGCGACGGGCGCCAAGGGCTCGTCCGAGAAGGCTTCAGGGGCCGACAAAGCCGCGGCCGCGCCCGAGAAGAAAGCTCGCGCCGACACCATTGCGCTGGTCGAGAAGGCTGCGGCGCCGCGGGACATTCCGGCGCGCACCGGACTCATCATCGTCGTCCTGCTCAGCCTGATCGCCGGCATCCTGACGTACATGGTGCGGGGCGCCGAGAGCGGGACCGAGCCCGGTGACAAACCCGCGCTGACCGCCTCGCCTGGGTTCGAGGAAAGACGGTGA